The following proteins come from a genomic window of Solea solea chromosome 3, fSolSol10.1, whole genome shotgun sequence:
- the glipr1a gene encoding GLIPR1-like protein 1, whose protein sequence is MEKQPVRPFTAAAKLLHSADEQNVTSGMGIVVRMLLWGAWIILDVGASSVELPEITDAKFIEDCVMEHNRARSSVSPSASHMFYMSWDAGLAITARAWAKQCVFKHNIYLDDAQRVHPTFSSVGENIWTGYPPSSFNVKTAMKSWEDEKAYYDYQQNTCSNMCTHYTQVVWDSSYKVGCAVQLCPNGVAHFNSRDGVIFVCNYAPRGNMNGMRPFESGNQTTSGCKVSCGNKLCCNKEQDSPKSYNWSPDWDPALAAPDSNFMSILVVRPVALILTFIAAYAVHYFYPDVFCYE, encoded by the exons ATGGAGAAACAGCCTGTTCGGCCCTTTACAGCGGCAGCTAAGCTGCTCCACTCTGCTGACGAGCAGAACGTCACTTCCGG CATGGGGATTGTGGTAAGGATGTTACTGTGGGGGGCCTGGATCATCCTGGACGTGGGGGCGTCCTCGGTGGAGCTGCCTGAGATCACTGACGCCAAGTTCATTGAGGACTGTGTGATGGAACACAACCGGGCTCGGTCGTCTGTCAGCCCATCTGCAAGCCACATGTTCTACATG TCATGGGACGCGGGCTTGGCCATCACTGCCAGAGCGTGGGCAAAGCAATGCGTGTTCAAACACAACATCTACCTCGACGATGCCCAGCGTGTGCACCCCACCTTCTCCTCAGTGGGGGAGAACATCTGGACAGGATACCCACCATCGTCCTTCAATGTGAAGACAGCAATGAAAAGCTGGGAGGATGAGAAGGCGTACTACGACTACCAGCAGAACACCTGCAGTAACATGTGTACACACTACACACAG GTTGTGTGGGACAGCAGCTACAAGGTGGGCTGTGCCGTCCAGCTGTGCCCAAATGGCGTTGCTCACTTTAACAGCAGAGATGGGGTTATTTTTGTCTGCAACTACGCTCCACG GGGCAACATGAATGGAATGCGACCGTTTGAATCTGGAAATCAAACCACCTCTGGATGTAAAGTCTCGTGTGGGAACAAGCTCTGCT GTAACAAAGAGCAAGATTCGCCGAAAA GCTACAACTGGAGTCCAGACTGGGATCCTGCTCTGGCTGCGCCTGACTCCAACTTTATGTCTATTCTTGTTGTTCGGCCTGTTGCCCTCATCCTCACCTTCATCGCTGCATATGCAGTCCATTACTTCTACCCTGATGTCTTCTGCTATGAGTAG
- the ccdc107 gene encoding coiled-coil domain-containing protein 107: protein MVLSTSQQVALAFTAVLFTFVVLPKMFGVGGGAGAKDTRMDPRYSRKGPGPGGLKNHPISGPGSPQSPENMQHMKKLMEQELKNDKFKSNNNNKGYVFTLMPLYAIGVGVFAAYKFLKIRSADDQAQRDKFAKGAKKSVEAENQLNELEQRLAQTERMLNSILTQLDPLTNCVKSVAQEQKNEIMSQLQTIRYLMKKRGMDCPPLRVNEVSCERNLDNLIESLGADDFTTGDNVTPGAAEAPEKVHQKQSEAADEAAAEGEKTEELEPEHSEEEVEKEVASEEEEEEEEEEEEEEEEEGVEKIEHMPSLEDSYEPNPEEVLLASGLRRRTRPE from the exons ATGGTTTTGTCAACATCACAACAAGTCGCCCTGGCTTTTACGGCCGTGCTCTTCACGTTTGTCGTCCTGCCGAAAATGTTTGGTGTCGGCGGCGGCGCCGGGGCGAAGGACACTCGGATGGACCCTCGGTACTCCAGAAAAG gtcctGGCCCGGGTGGGCTCAAAAATCACCCCATCAGTGGCCCTGGCTCTCCTCAGTCCCCTGAGAACATGCAGCATATGAAGAAGCTGATGGAGCAAGAGCTGAAGAATGACAAGTTCaaatccaacaacaacaacaagggcTATGTGTTCACACTGATGCCACTGTACGCCATTGGAGTCGGTGTGTTTGCAGCCTACAAGTTCCTGAAG ATCAGGTCTGCTGATGACCAGGCACAGAGGGACAAATTTGCAAAAGGGGCCAAAAAATCAGTGGAGGCAG AAAACCAGTTGAATGAGCTGGAACAAAGGCTGGCACAGACTGAAAGGATGCTCAATTCTATCCTCACACAGCTGGACCCGCTCACTAACTG tgtGAAATCAGTGGCACAGGAGCAGAAAAACGAGATCATGTCTCAACTGCAAACCATCCGCTACCTGATGAAGAAGAGAGGGATGGACTGTCCACCACTGAGGGTCAATG AGGTGTCATGTGAGCGTAACCTGGACAACCTGATTGAGTCCCTTGGGGCCGATGACTTCACAACAGGAGACAATGTGACTCCAGGAGCAGCTGAGGCTCCAGAGAAAGTCCATCAGAAACAGTCAGAGGCGGCAGATGAAGCCGCAGCAGAGGGTGAGAAGACGGAGGAGCTGGAACCAGAGCATTCTGAAGAGGAAGTGGAGAAAGAAGTTGCatcagaagaagaggaggaggaggaggaggaagaagaggaagaggaagaggaagagggagtggAGAAAATTGAGCACATGCCTTCACTCGAGGACTCTTACGAACCAAACCCTGAGGAGGTGTTGCTCGCATCAGGCCTGAGACGACGCACCAGGCCTGAATGA